A DNA window from Zingiber officinale cultivar Zhangliang chromosome 3A, Zo_v1.1, whole genome shotgun sequence contains the following coding sequences:
- the LOC122052373 gene encoding uncharacterized protein LOC122052373 isoform X1, translating into MVLRRSCWSTLEGSVVSTASFSFSNYFPCLLVGTCSPPLFNFSSHGIVMMAGVGLDACCHSAHAGARLKNQIFFFKHVLRRSEILEEGSFKQWKDNWTCVQKPGRLEIGRVPLSRVMLHSLKEQCFFIGNGFKI; encoded by the exons ATGGTCTTGAGGCGCTCTTGCTGGAGCACGCTCGAAGGATCTGTTGTGAGCACTGCATCGTTCTCTTTTTCTAACTACTTTCCGTGTTTGTTGGTTGGCACCTGTTCCCCTCCCCTTTTCAATTTCTCCTCTCACGGCATAGTTATGATGGCAGGTGTTGGTCTTGATGCTTGTTGTCACAGCGCTCATGCTGGTGCACGTCTGAAGAATCAAATTTTCTTCTTCAAACATGTTCTTCGAAGATCTGAAATCCTTGAAGAAG GAAGCTTCAAGCAGTGGAAAGACAATTGGACATGTGTGCAGAAGCCCGGAAGGTTGGAGATTGGAAGAGTGCCCTTAAGTAGAGTGATGCTACATTCATTGAAGGAGCAATGCTTCTTCATTG GTAATGGTTTCAAAATCTGA
- the LOC122052373 gene encoding uncharacterized protein LOC122052373 isoform X2, which translates to MQHQAEVIDLSFPNIHLLSGVGLDACCHSAHAGARLKNQIFFFKHVLRRSEILEEGSFKQWKDNWTCVQKPGRLEIGRVPLSRVMLHSLKEQCFFIGKFILELNLISLDVLLMLL; encoded by the exons ATGCAGCACCAAGCCGAAGTGATCGACCTTTCCTTTCCCAACATTCATCTTCTCTCAG GTGTTGGTCTTGATGCTTGTTGTCACAGCGCTCATGCTGGTGCACGTCTGAAGAATCAAATTTTCTTCTTCAAACATGTTCTTCGAAGATCTGAAATCCTTGAAGAAG GAAGCTTCAAGCAGTGGAAAGACAATTGGACATGTGTGCAGAAGCCCGGAAGGTTGGAGATTGGAAGAGTGCCCTTAAGTAGAGTGATGCTACATTCATTGAAGGAGCAATGCTTCTTCATTGGTAAATTCATACTAGAACTTAATCTCATTAGTTTGGATGTCTTGTTAATGTTACTATAA
- the LOC122052373 gene encoding uncharacterized protein LOC122052373 isoform X3 yields the protein MHGLEALLLEHARRICCVGLDACCHSAHAGARLKNQIFFFKHVLRRSEILEEGSFKQWKDNWTCVQKPGRLEIGRVPLSRVMLHSLKEQCFFIGKFILELNLISLDVLLMLL from the exons ATGCATGGTCTTGAGGCGCTCTTGCTGGAGCACGCTCGAAGGATCTGTT GTGTTGGTCTTGATGCTTGTTGTCACAGCGCTCATGCTGGTGCACGTCTGAAGAATCAAATTTTCTTCTTCAAACATGTTCTTCGAAGATCTGAAATCCTTGAAGAAG GAAGCTTCAAGCAGTGGAAAGACAATTGGACATGTGTGCAGAAGCCCGGAAGGTTGGAGATTGGAAGAGTGCCCTTAAGTAGAGTGATGCTACATTCATTGAAGGAGCAATGCTTCTTCATTGGTAAATTCATACTAGAACTTAATCTCATTAGTTTGGATGTCTTGTTAATGTTACTATAA